The following DNA comes from Gammaproteobacteria bacterium.
AATGTTGTTGAAGAAATGGCTAATATGATCTCCGCATCCCGCTCGTACCAGAGTAATGTAGAGGTTATGAATACCGCAAAGCAGTTAATGCTGGCCACATTACGTCTGGGACAGTAAGTGGCAAAGGGTAATTAGCTCGGAGTAGAAGCCATGCCAAAAGAAATTAATAACAATCCGCTGTACGACCAACTGGGTATCCAGAAGAAGCAGGCTGAGAAAAAAGATCAGAATGGCCTGGCGCAGGCGGATTTTTTGAAACTGTTGATGGCGCAAGTGCAGAACCAGGATCCACTAAAACCGCAGGATAATGGGGAGTTCTTGGGTCAGATGGCACAGTTCAGCACGGTTTCCGGACTGCAGGACATGCAAAAGTCCATCGACAATCTGGCAAACAGTTTTATGTCCAATCAGGCATTGCAGGCATCGAGTCTGGTAGGGCGTCTGGTACTTGTGCCAGGTGGCTCAGGATTTTTGCCTGAGCATGTCGAGGGCCAGGATCGATTCATGGCCGGTGCCATTGAGCCGGATGAACCGGTAAAAAGTGTCAAACTGGAAGTCGTTGGCGCCAATGGTGAGCTGGTGCGAACCATGCGCATGGGAGCGATGGATTCCGGTTTGGAACGATTTGTCTGGGATGGTCTGGATGATGCCGGCAATCCAGTAAAAGCTGGAAAGTATTCTATCAGGGCAACGGCCCTGGACGCAAAGGATGAACAGATTGCGCTGACAACGCACATGTTGGCGCCGGTTGATAGCGTTACGCTCGGACGTAACGGTGAAAAGATGAAATTGAACGTCGCTGGTTTTGGCGCTATGGACATCGACAAGATTCGCGAAATTATGTAGTGAAATGCGTGTGTAGTGGTTACTGGTTGTTCGGTAAATTTTCCTTGATGTAAGGAGTTTCTTATGCCTTTTCGTATCGCTTTAAGTGGTTTGCATGCAGCGTCCACCGACCTTTCGGTAACCGGTAATAATATCGCTAACTCGGCGACGGTTGGCTTCAAAAAATCGCGTGCTGAGTTTGTTGACGTGTATGCCCAAGCTTATGGCTCCATTACCAACGTGACTAATGGTTCTGGTGTGCGTACTCCCAATATTCGTCAGATGTTTGCTCAGGGGAATATTGAATATACAGATAACGCAACTGACTTGGCGATTACTGGTCAGGGATTCTTTATTGTCGAAGATGACAAAGGTCGTTACCTGTCGCGCAACGGTACCTTTGGTTTGAACCGCGATGGTTTTGTGGTCAACAATACTGGCCAGACCTTGCAGGTTTTTCCAGCCGTCACTGTCGGTGCCAATACCACCTTTAACACTGGTTCGTTGATAGATCTGCAGTTGAAATCCGACATCGGCGCGCCACGCGCAACAACGCAAATTGATGTGAATTTGAATGTGGATGGCGATTTGACACCGCTAGTAATACCTACTGCGGGTGGTACTGTCTTTAACACGGATACCGTACCTCCATTCTCTCCTGCAGACCCTGCAACCTACCATCATGTAACTGCGTCTACAGTATATGACAGTTTGGGAGCGCCACATGTGGTGACCATGTATTATCGTAAAGTCGATGATTCTCCTACGGTAGCAAGCAATACTTGGCAGGTATTTACCGAAGTGGATGGATTGCCTACTTCTCCTTTTGATACCGTAGGTGCGGTTGCCGCTGGCGCAGGTACGCCTGCAGTGATGCGATTTAATACTGACGGTACGCTGGCGAATGTGACTGTTGGCGCGACATCAACAACCACTTTGACGTTGGACACCATTAATACCACCACAGGCTCTGCGCCGCTGAACCTGACATTTGATTACGGACCTACTACGCAATACGGTAGTGAGTTTGCGGTTAACGATCTTTCCCAGGATGGTTTTACCACAGGTCGACTCACCGGCTTCGACGTTGAAGAAAATGGCATAGTCTATGCTCGTTACACTAATGGTAACGCAGAAATTCTTGGCATGGTGGGTTTGGCAACCGTAGCCAATCCTCAAGGCTTGCGCCAGAAAGGGGATTCTCTGTGGGTAGAAACCTTTGATGCTGGTGATGTGGTTTTGGGTCAGCCAGGAACAGCCAGTCTGGGTTTGATCCAGGCGGGTGCGCTTGAAGCGTCGACAGTGGAAATTGCAGATGAACTGGTCAACATGATTGTTGCGCAACGCAACTATCAGGCAAATGCCCAGGTCATTAGTACTGCCGATCAGCTAACCCAGACATTGCTGCAAATCCGATAATTGATCGAGGTATGTAGTTTATGGATAGAATGCTCTATATCGGTATGACCGCTGCGCAAGAGTCGATGTACGCGCAGGGGTTGAACAACCACAATCTGGCGAACGTCAACACCACCGGCTTTCGCGCCGATTTAGAGCAATTTCGCAGTATGCCTGTGTTTGGGCCCGGCCATCCCAGCCGGGCTTACTCCATGACGGAACGGCCTGGCATTGATTTTCGCCAGGGTGCGATGATTACTACAGGCAATCCAATGGACATGGCCATCAAGGGCAATGGCTGGTTTGCCGTGGAAGGACCGGATGGCAGTGAGGCCTATACTCGTGCCGGCGATTTTCGTGTGGACGCCAGAGGCTTTTTGCTGACGGGCACCGGTTTGCGGGTGATGGGAAATGCCGGACCGATTGTGATTCCGCCGGCGCAAAGTATGTCTATCGGCAATGACGGTTCTATCCGCATTCAACCGCTGGGGCAAAATGCGGCCACCATGGCCGATGTTGGCCGCATCAAGATGGTTAATCCGGGCAACGCCAACATGGAAAAAGGCAGCGATGGCCTGTTTCGCACGCGTGAGGGCAATCCTGCGGATGCGGATTTGAATATGCGTGTCATGACCGGCATGCTGGAAAGCAGCAACGTCAATGTGGTTGAAGCCATGGCGAAAATGATCACGCTGCAACGCAATTTTGATATGCAAACCAAGGTGATGAAAGCGGCGCAAGACAACGATCAGGCCACAGATACTTTGATGCGTATCAGTTAACAGCAATATTGAATCGTACACACAGCGGCGCCTTTGAGGCGCCGTTTTTTTTCGCGAATAAAAAGAGTTTGGTTTTGTGATGCATTGGTACGGCAATTGAATATTACCAAGCATAGTCAGTATGAGTGAGGGTGCTATGGATCGATCACTATGGATTGCCAAAACCGGACTGGAAACACAGTCCACACGTATGTCGGTCATCTCGAACAACTTGGCCAACGTGAGCACCGCCGGCTTCAAAAAGAGCCGCGGTATTTTTCAGGATTTGATTTATCAAAATGTTCGTCAGCCAGGCGGCAAAAGTAGCGAAGACACCATTTTGCCTTCGGGTTTCATGCTGGGCAGTGGTGCGCGTACGGTTGCAACAGAAAAGCTGCATACGCAAGGCGCGTTCATCCAGACAGATAACACTTACGATATGGCGATTCAGGGGCGCGGATTTTTCCGTATTCAACTGCCCAATGGTCAGGTGGCGTATACGCGTGACGGTGCGTTTCGTGTTGATCATGAAGGCCGGGTAGTGACTGCAACAGGTTATCTGTTGGATCCGCCGATTACTGTGCCGTTTAACGCGATGTCGTTTACGGTGGGCAACGATGGAGTAGTGACGGTCTCGGAACCAGGCACGCCAACAGTGACTCAGGTTGGTGAGGTGCAACTGTCAGATTTTATCAATCCCTCCGGTCTGCAGCCCATGGGTGAGAACTTGTACATCGAAACCGCTGCCAGTGGTCCACCGCAGGACAGCGCACCTGGTCAGAATGGCATAGGCACCTTGATTCAAGGATCGATTGAAAGTTCCAACGTCAATGTTGTTGAAGAGTTGGTCAACATGATCGAAGCACAACGCGCTTATGAAATGAATTCAAAAGCCGTCGCCGCTGTGGATGGCATGCTGCGTAACTTGAATCAGACACTCTAACCGATAGGGTAATGATATGAAGCGACTATTAGTGTTTCCTGTGATTTTGCTGAGTGCGGCGTGCAGTCTCAATCCGCCGCCAAAGCCAGATCCTGAATACGCGCCAGTGCGTCCGGTGGTAGCAGAACCACCACCCACTGAAGATGGTGGCTTGTATCAGGGCGGCTATGGCATGAGCTTGTACGCGGATATGTCGTCCAAGCGCGTTGGTGATTTGATTACAGTCATTTTGCAAGAAAGCACCAACGCGTCCAAATCGGTGAGTACCAAAACCGCCAAGTCGAGCAATATCGACTTGCCGGGGCCAAGTATCATGGGCAAGCCCGTGACGTACAACGGCACCGAATTGTTCAGCGCATCGGTGGGGCAGTCGCGCGATTTTAATGGTACTGGTGATGCGAGCCAAAGCAACAGCCTCAGTGGCCGTTTGACGGTGGTGGTGACTGAAGTCTTACCCAACGGCAATTTGCTGGTGCGTGGCGAAAAACGTTTGCAACTGAATCAGGGCAGCGAGTTCGTAAAATTATCTGGCTTGGTCAGACCTGCAGACATTCGTCCGGACAACAGTATTTTGTCTTCCAGTGTTGCGAATGCGTCCATCATCTACAGCGGCGAAGGTTCGCTGGCGGATGCGGGTTCGCCCGGATTGTTTTCACGCTTGGTCAGCAGCGCCTGGTGGCCGTTTTAACAGGATGAATGTATGAAAAAAATTATCAGTGTCATCGCGCTCATGCTGTGTACAGCACAACCGGTGTTGGCTGAACGTATCAAAGACCTCGCATCCGTTGCCGGCGTACGCAGCAATCAGTTGGTGGGTTACGGGTTGGTGGTTGGTTTGGATGGCACGGGTGATCAAACCCAGCAAACGCCGTTTACCGTGCAGAGTTTGCGCGGCATGTTGTCACAGTTTGGCATTGTATTGCCGCCTAATGTGAACCCACAGCTGAAAAATGTGGCCGCTGTGTCGGTGACCGCTGAATTGCCCGCGTTTGCCAAACCCGGCCAGCGGATTGATGTTACCGTGGCATCCATCGGTAATGCCAAAAGTTTGCGTGGTGGCAGTTTGTTGATGACGCCGCTAAAGGCGGTGAATGGTCAGGTGTATGCACTGGCTCAAGGTAATTTGATTGTCAGCGGTTTTGGTGCCGCGGCTGACGGTTCACGTGTGACTGTCAATGTTCCCAGCGTTGGACGCATTCCCAATGGTGCGAGTGTTGAGCGTACTGTTCCCAGCAGCTTTGGCGAAGGCAGTAGCGTGTTGCTCAATTTGAACGTAGCGGATTTTACAACGGCTAATCGTTTGGCGAAGGGCATAAATAAAATCATGGGTGAAGGTGTGGCTGCGGCGGTGGATGGATCAACGGTGCGAGTGCAAGCACCACAGGATGCTTCGCAACGCGTGGCTTTTGCCGCAGAACTGGAAAACATTCAGATTGAACCGGGTGAAGCAGCGGCACGTGTGATTATCAACTCGCGCACCGGCACAGTGGTGATTGGCAATCATGTGCAGGTGCAACCTGCCGCGGTGTCCCACGGCAGTTTGACGGTGCGGATCACACCGCAACCGCAAGTGAGTCAGCCAGCGCCACTCAGTGGTGGTCAGACCGCTGTTTTACCGGCTACCAATATTCAGATTACTCAGGAAAACAACAAAATGTTTATGTTCAATCCTGGCGTTTCATTGGATGAAATTGTTCGTGCAGTGAATCAGGTGGGTGCCTCGCCCGGTGATTTGGTGGCAATACTTGAAGCGCTCAAAGAAGCTGGTGCGTTGCGCGCCGAGCTGATCATCATCTAAGCGGCGAATTGCCGCCTGGCCAGAGTTTGCCGCCCTCATCCGGCGGCAAATTGTTTTTAAGCTCAATAAGACTCGGTCTTGAGTTAAATTCCCTTCCAATTGGTTGTTTTTAAAGCAGTTATTTTCATTGTGCCGATTAAATAGGCAGTGGCACATATCTTGAAGTCACCTGGTAAAGGTCTAACCAGAGTGAGCACAAAATGATTTCCACCGGCGCTGATGTCTATCTCAATATCAATGGTCTGAATGACATCCGTCGCCAGTCGCGCAAGGATGAAAAACAGGCATTGCGCGAGGTCGCTCAGCAGTTTGAATCCATCTTCATGAAAATGATGCTCAAGTCCATGCGCGACGCAAGCTTTGGCGATCCCATGTTTGATTCAGAAAGCGGATCGTTTTATCGCGACATGTACGACGATCAGTTGGTGATGGAATTGAGTAAAAACGGTTCCGTAGGCTTGGCCAACGTACTGGTTGAACAGCTTGGTCGTTATCTGCCTGCGGCAGACAAAAAAGAGGCGAAAACAACGCCGGTGGTGACGTCTTCTGCAGTTGCCACTGCCAACCAATTGCATGTAACGCAACGTCGTGCGGTTGCTGCTGCAGAGCAGGGGCGTGACAACATGGTTGAACCGCCTGTAGCAATGTTTGATGTCACAGCGGCGAACGTCAGTGAACCTGTAGCTGCTGAACAATCACCGCAGCTGAAGCCCATATCCCCAACAATTGATTTCAATGCCGGTGATCCAGAGTCGTTTGTGAAAAATCTGTATCCGCTGGCGCAGCGTAGCGCCGCCGAGTTGGGTGTGAAACCTGAAGTGTTGTTGGCTCAGGCAGCACTGGAAACGGGTTGGGGCGGGGCGGTAGTGCGTAACGCCGATGGCAGCAGCAGCAACAACCTGTTCAATATCAAAGCTGATTCGCGCTGGGGTGGCGGCAGTGCCCAAGTGGCGACGCTGGAATACCGCGACGGTATTGCCCGCAAAGAACAAGCACGCTTCCGCAGTTACGATTCCTATGAACAGAGTTTTGCGGACTATGCAAACTTGATCAAAAACAGTCCACGTTATAGCGAAGCGGTGAAGCATGCCGGTGACAGTCATCGCTATGTCGAGGAATTACAGCAGGCTGGTTATGCCACGGATCCTCGTTATGCAGAAAAGATAAAAGCGATTATGCAGCGCCAAACCTTGGCGCCAACGCAACTGGCTGATGCCAGCGCACAGTCAGAGTGATGGGAATAGGAGCAACTTATGCCATCAGGTAGCATTTTTAATATCGGTGTCTCTGGTCTTATTGCATTTCAGCGCAATTTGTCAACGACCGGTCATAATATTTCCAACGTCAACACTGAAGGCTATTCACGGCAGCGCGTTGAACTAACGGCTCAGCGTCCCATTCCCAGCGGCATGGGTTTCATTGGTAACGGCGTTGATGTTCAGACCACTCGTCGCATGTTTGATGAACATGCTACCAATCAGGTGCGTTCGCGCAGTTCTTCAACTGAATTTTTCTCCGAGCTACGGCATCTTTCCGAGCAGGTGGATAATCTTCTGGCTGACCCTGATGCGGGCATTGCCTCAGCACTGAATGCTTTTTTTGATTCAGTGCAGGGTTTGTCAGATGACCCAAGTTCTATCCCTGCACGCGAAGTAATGCTGACCAATGCTCAGGGATTGGTGGATCGCTTTGATACCATGGATGAATGGTTGGATGACCTGACGGTGACAGCCAATGATCGCATCGTCAACGTGGTCGGCGAAATCAATGCACTGGCAAAAAATATCGCTGATTTGAATAATGACATCATTGTGGCATCCGGTATCAGCGGTGGTCAGCCACCCAATGACTTGCTCGACCGCCGCGATCATTTGATTGACGAATTGTCAAAACGCATCAATGTCAACATCGTTACTGAAAATAATGGCATGCAAAACGTGTATGTGGGCATGGGGCAAAGTCTGGTGCTGGGCACACAAACCATGGACCTGGTTGGTCGGGCCAATCCTGATGATCCAGAAAATTTCGAAGTCGCTTATACCATGCCCAATGGTACTCTGGTTCCGATTACCCGCATGATTAACGGCGGTCAGCTAGGTGGTGTACTGAAGTTTCGTGATGAAGTTCTGAATCCTGCAAAAAATCACCTGGGGCGTCTGTCCATGGCTATCGCCGAGACGTTTAATGACCAACATAAGCTAGGTGTGGATCTGGATGGTTTGTTGGGCACAGACTTTTTTGTGGAGCCTCAGCCACTAAGCACATCCAGTGTTTTCAATGTCGGTGCAGAAACAGTGACGACCCGTGTTGTCGATATTACCGCACTGACGACGGATGAATATCGAATGAATTATGATGGGGCGAATTATACGCTCACCAATCTGTCCAACAACGCCAAAACAACATTAACTGTGGCCGCTGGTGGTCCGCCTATCGTATTTAACCCAGTGGATGGTTTGGAAATCGAGATCACCAACACCCCTGTGGCCGGTGACACTTTTTATATTCGCCCTACGCGTAATTCAGCGCGTATCTTTGAGAAATTAATCGAAGACCCCAATCGTATTGCGGCTGCTGGACCGCTAACGACAGGCATTGCGACCAAAAATCTGGGTAACGCGAAGATTAATGAAGCAACCGTCGTTGATTTCACTAATCCTGCGTTTACTACCGTTCCTGGTAGTCTGTCGCCTCCTATTGTGATTCGATTTGATGATCCACCTTTAGCTGTACCCATGTCCTACAGCATTATAGATGCGAACACGTTAGTGCCTATCGAAACAGGTATTGCTTACGACCCGACTTCCAATGTTGGTCATGATGTATTTCCTACGCCTGGCGCAGTTGATTATGGTTATCGCATTCGCCTGGATGGAGTTCCCCAGCCTGGTGATGAGTTCATGGTGAACTTCAATACCAACGGTGTGAGTGACAACCGCAATGCCTTGGAACTGGCAGCGCTGCAAATCAAAGGCACCATGATCGGCGGAAATGCCTCATATCATGATGCTTACAGTGAACTGGTTGTAAGTGTGGGAAATCAGACCCGCCAATCACAGATCAATGAACAGGCACAGAGCGCCTTGTTGCACGAAGCCCAGGCAGTGCGTGAAAGTGTTTCTGGTGTCAATCTGGATGAAGAAGCGGCAAACCTGTTGAAGTATCAGCAGGCATACGCTGCTGCAGCACAAGTAATCGCAGCCGCTGACGAAGTGTTTCAAACACTGATGGCTGCAGTAAGGAGGTAATAGCTAATGCGTGTCTCAACTTCATTTTTATCTAGCACCTCAGTGGGTGCAATGACTGAGCAGCAGTCCAAACTGAACAAAACCCAGTTAAAAGTATCGCTTGGACAGCGCCTGTTGTCGCCATCAGAAGATCCTTATGCTTCATCGCGAGCACTTCGTTTTGAAGAATCCTTGGCGGTGTTTACCCAATTCGGTGTTAATGCGAGTTATGCGGATAACCGTCTGGCAACCCAGGAAGGTGTTCTCGAAGGAGTTAATGACGCACTGCAACGCGTACGTGAGCTGACAATTAATGCAAATAGTGACAGCCAGACAAACGAGAGCCGTCGTTTTATTGCCGAAGAGATCAAACAGATTTATCTGCAAGTACTGGATTTGGCGAATAGCAAGGATGCAACAAACGAATATCTGTTTTCAGGTTTTCAAGGAAAAACTCGTCCGTTTGTGCCTGATTCCGTTACTGGTCAGGTGCTGTATAAAGGTGACGATGGGCAGCGCTTTCTGAAGATTGGCCCCAGTACCTCCGTGCCCGTCAGCGATGCAGGCGAGGCTGTTTTCTACCATGTGCGCAATGGCAATGGCACATTTACCACGGGCGATTTTGCAACCAATACTGGCACAGGCATCATTGACCCTGGTTCGGTAGGGTCCAATTATGTGCCTGAAGACTACACTATCAAATTTACAGGCCCAACGGTTCCTCCAAATAATCCTGATGATCCCGTTGAGTATTATGTCTATGACCGTAATGACATTATTGTTGCTCCACCTGCATCCGCAGGTTTGGCCAGGGCAGTATATGAGGTTACTGACTTGCTTACGTTCGGTGGGGTGCAATATCAAGAGGATGCATTGATTTCAGGGTTGGATGCTAACGGGGCGTTCGTTAGTATTTCGGGTGAACCAGCTCCGGGTGATATGTATGAGGTGAAGCGTTCGAATTACCAAGACATGTTTACCACGTTGGACAATCTGGTAAATGCACTAGAAACCAATTTGAATACCGATGCAGATCGTACCCAGTTCCACAATGCCATGAATCGGGTGGTCAGCGACCTGGATCAAGCATTGGGAAATATTCTGGATTCCCGTGCGCGTGTGGGGGCACGTCTTAATACCACAGGAAAGCAGATGGAGATTAATGAGTCTTTCACTCTGCAAATGGAAAAAACCTTGTCTGAAATTAAAGATTTGGACTATGCAGAGGCAGTAACGGACCTGAATTTGCAACTAGCAGGCTTACAGGCAGCCCAACAAGCCTATGTGAAAGTGCAGGGGTTGTCGTTGTTTAATTATCTTTAGTCATTAAATGGTAAGGGTAAATGACTAAACCGCTACAACAAGGGTAGATCTGATGCATGAAATGGTAGGGTTGCAGCGTGTAAAAACAAATTCTGGAGTATTAAATCCAGAATTTTTAGTGTTATTGAAGAAATTCACTGGAATTGATGTTTTCATTGAAACAGGCACGTTCTTGGGGGAGACGACAGCCCTAGCTTCAAAAATATTCTCTACTGTTCATTCCATAGAACTTAGTGAAGATTTATACAATAAAGCGAAAAAAAAATTTAATACAAATAATAAAATAAGTATTCATCAAGGCGAAAGCGGTGATGTATTGAATAATGTGTTGCCAGGAATAAATAAGCCAATAATATTCTGGTTGGATGCACATTATAGTGAGGTTCAGACAGCAAAAGGAAAAAAAAATACGCCAATTATTGAAGAATTGTTGGCAATAAAAAATTCTGGCGTTAAAGAATCAATTATTTTGATAGATGATCTTAGATGTTTTGTAGATGACAAGTATGTTAAGCGTGAGTCTCTAACAGGATACCCAACAGTAAATATTCTTCGTGAGAAAATGAATTCGCTTTTTCCGGAAGCAAGCTTTGTTGTTATAGGCGATGTGTTGCTCATTACTATTGGAAGAAACTATTTAGAATTTGGCGATGTGGCCAAGGCTTGCACAATTAGCCGGGCTTTTGAACGCGGGAATATAGATGAAGTTCTGCAAGCAGAAGAGGTTATATCTAACAGTTCTGGGTCTGACCGGGATGTAATTGTTAATCTACCTAATGAAGTAAAAGAATCTGAGAAATTCGGTCTTGGAATGCATTATCGCCTTTGGCGAGGTTTGGTTTATGCCAAAGAAGGAGTCTATGAAAAGGCAAGAGAGGATTTCGAAAGAACACTCCAATTAGGATACAACCATTTTCGGATATATTGGTATCTGGCGAAGGTGGCTAAAAATATGGGGGATTCGACGGCATCGAGAAATTTTGCCAGGGTGGCGTTGGATAAATGTCCAGGGTTTGA
Coding sequences within:
- a CDS encoding flagellar hook assembly protein FlgD, translated to MPKEINNNPLYDQLGIQKKQAEKKDQNGLAQADFLKLLMAQVQNQDPLKPQDNGEFLGQMAQFSTVSGLQDMQKSIDNLANSFMSNQALQASSLVGRLVLVPGGSGFLPEHVEGQDRFMAGAIEPDEPVKSVKLEVVGANGELVRTMRMGAMDSGLERFVWDGLDDAGNPVKAGKYSIRATALDAKDEQIALTTHMLAPVDSVTLGRNGEKMKLNVAGFGAMDIDKIREIM
- the flgE gene encoding flagellar hook protein FlgE, coding for MPFRIALSGLHAASTDLSVTGNNIANSATVGFKKSRAEFVDVYAQAYGSITNVTNGSGVRTPNIRQMFAQGNIEYTDNATDLAITGQGFFIVEDDKGRYLSRNGTFGLNRDGFVVNNTGQTLQVFPAVTVGANTTFNTGSLIDLQLKSDIGAPRATTQIDVNLNVDGDLTPLVIPTAGGTVFNTDTVPPFSPADPATYHHVTASTVYDSLGAPHVVTMYYRKVDDSPTVASNTWQVFTEVDGLPTSPFDTVGAVAAGAGTPAVMRFNTDGTLANVTVGATSTTTLTLDTINTTTGSAPLNLTFDYGPTTQYGSEFAVNDLSQDGFTTGRLTGFDVEENGIVYARYTNGNAEILGMVGLATVANPQGLRQKGDSLWVETFDAGDVVLGQPGTASLGLIQAGALEASTVEIADELVNMIVAQRNYQANAQVISTADQLTQTLLQIR
- the flgF gene encoding flagellar basal-body rod protein FlgF translates to MDRMLYIGMTAAQESMYAQGLNNHNLANVNTTGFRADLEQFRSMPVFGPGHPSRAYSMTERPGIDFRQGAMITTGNPMDMAIKGNGWFAVEGPDGSEAYTRAGDFRVDARGFLLTGTGLRVMGNAGPIVIPPAQSMSIGNDGSIRIQPLGQNAATMADVGRIKMVNPGNANMEKGSDGLFRTREGNPADADLNMRVMTGMLESSNVNVVEAMAKMITLQRNFDMQTKVMKAAQDNDQATDTLMRIS
- the flgG gene encoding flagellar basal-body rod protein FlgG, whose protein sequence is MDRSLWIAKTGLETQSTRMSVISNNLANVSTAGFKKSRGIFQDLIYQNVRQPGGKSSEDTILPSGFMLGSGARTVATEKLHTQGAFIQTDNTYDMAIQGRGFFRIQLPNGQVAYTRDGAFRVDHEGRVVTATGYLLDPPITVPFNAMSFTVGNDGVVTVSEPGTPTVTQVGEVQLSDFINPSGLQPMGENLYIETAASGPPQDSAPGQNGIGTLIQGSIESSNVNVVEELVNMIEAQRAYEMNSKAVAAVDGMLRNLNQTL
- the flgH gene encoding flagellar basal body L-ring protein FlgH, translated to MKRLLVFPVILLSAACSLNPPPKPDPEYAPVRPVVAEPPPTEDGGLYQGGYGMSLYADMSSKRVGDLITVILQESTNASKSVSTKTAKSSNIDLPGPSIMGKPVTYNGTELFSASVGQSRDFNGTGDASQSNSLSGRLTVVVTEVLPNGNLLVRGEKRLQLNQGSEFVKLSGLVRPADIRPDNSILSSSVANASIIYSGEGSLADAGSPGLFSRLVSSAWWPF
- a CDS encoding flagellar basal body P-ring protein FlgI, whose translation is MKKIISVIALMLCTAQPVLAERIKDLASVAGVRSNQLVGYGLVVGLDGTGDQTQQTPFTVQSLRGMLSQFGIVLPPNVNPQLKNVAAVSVTAELPAFAKPGQRIDVTVASIGNAKSLRGGSLLMTPLKAVNGQVYALAQGNLIVSGFGAAADGSRVTVNVPSVGRIPNGASVERTVPSSFGEGSSVLLNLNVADFTTANRLAKGINKIMGEGVAAAVDGSTVRVQAPQDASQRVAFAAELENIQIEPGEAAARVIINSRTGTVVIGNHVQVQPAAVSHGSLTVRITPQPQVSQPAPLSGGQTAVLPATNIQITQENNKMFMFNPGVSLDEIVRAVNQVGASPGDLVAILEALKEAGALRAELIII
- the flgJ gene encoding flagellar assembly peptidoglycan hydrolase FlgJ; the protein is MISTGADVYLNINGLNDIRRQSRKDEKQALREVAQQFESIFMKMMLKSMRDASFGDPMFDSESGSFYRDMYDDQLVMELSKNGSVGLANVLVEQLGRYLPAADKKEAKTTPVVTSSAVATANQLHVTQRRAVAAAEQGRDNMVEPPVAMFDVTAANVSEPVAAEQSPQLKPISPTIDFNAGDPESFVKNLYPLAQRSAAELGVKPEVLLAQAALETGWGGAVVRNADGSSSNNLFNIKADSRWGGGSAQVATLEYRDGIARKEQARFRSYDSYEQSFADYANLIKNSPRYSEAVKHAGDSHRYVEELQQAGYATDPRYAEKIKAIMQRQTLAPTQLADASAQSE
- the flgK gene encoding flagellar hook-associated protein FlgK, with the protein product MPSGSIFNIGVSGLIAFQRNLSTTGHNISNVNTEGYSRQRVELTAQRPIPSGMGFIGNGVDVQTTRRMFDEHATNQVRSRSSSTEFFSELRHLSEQVDNLLADPDAGIASALNAFFDSVQGLSDDPSSIPAREVMLTNAQGLVDRFDTMDEWLDDLTVTANDRIVNVVGEINALAKNIADLNNDIIVASGISGGQPPNDLLDRRDHLIDELSKRINVNIVTENNGMQNVYVGMGQSLVLGTQTMDLVGRANPDDPENFEVAYTMPNGTLVPITRMINGGQLGGVLKFRDEVLNPAKNHLGRLSMAIAETFNDQHKLGVDLDGLLGTDFFVEPQPLSTSSVFNVGAETVTTRVVDITALTTDEYRMNYDGANYTLTNLSNNAKTTLTVAAGGPPIVFNPVDGLEIEITNTPVAGDTFYIRPTRNSARIFEKLIEDPNRIAAAGPLTTGIATKNLGNAKINEATVVDFTNPAFTTVPGSLSPPIVIRFDDPPLAVPMSYSIIDANTLVPIETGIAYDPTSNVGHDVFPTPGAVDYGYRIRLDGVPQPGDEFMVNFNTNGVSDNRNALELAALQIKGTMIGGNASYHDAYSELVVSVGNQTRQSQINEQAQSALLHEAQAVRESVSGVNLDEEAANLLKYQQAYAAAAQVIAAADEVFQTLMAAVRR
- the flgL gene encoding flagellar hook-associated protein FlgL — protein: MRVSTSFLSSTSVGAMTEQQSKLNKTQLKVSLGQRLLSPSEDPYASSRALRFEESLAVFTQFGVNASYADNRLATQEGVLEGVNDALQRVRELTINANSDSQTNESRRFIAEEIKQIYLQVLDLANSKDATNEYLFSGFQGKTRPFVPDSVTGQVLYKGDDGQRFLKIGPSTSVPVSDAGEAVFYHVRNGNGTFTTGDFATNTGTGIIDPGSVGSNYVPEDYTIKFTGPTVPPNNPDDPVEYYVYDRNDIIVAPPASAGLARAVYEVTDLLTFGGVQYQEDALISGLDANGAFVSISGEPAPGDMYEVKRSNYQDMFTTLDNLVNALETNLNTDADRTQFHNAMNRVVSDLDQALGNILDSRARVGARLNTTGKQMEINESFTLQMEKTLSEIKDLDYAEAVTDLNLQLAGLQAAQQAYVKVQGLSLFNYL